One genomic window of Bacteroidota bacterium includes the following:
- a CDS encoding Rrf2 family transcriptional regulator translates to MFYSKKTEYLIRALLVIGDPWPAPTFVSVETILKQTKLPRALTLKLLNQCVKQGLLESIIGKSGGYRFLRKPDEITLLEIKLQFDPANHWDGCALGLAFCSEANPCALHNQWKALREPLIRFISETTFDRLIAEYRKNRSLIPSLVRLLPPG, encoded by the coding sequence ATGTTCTATTCCAAAAAGACTGAATATCTCATCAGGGCCCTGCTGGTAATCGGTGATCCCTGGCCCGCCCCCACCTTTGTATCGGTGGAAACCATCCTGAAGCAAACCAAACTTCCCCGGGCCCTGACCCTCAAATTGCTGAATCAGTGCGTCAAACAGGGACTGCTCGAATCCATTATCGGGAAATCGGGTGGTTACCGTTTTCTTCGGAAACCCGATGAAATCACCCTGCTTGAAATCAAACTCCAGTTCGATCCGGCCAACCATTGGGATGGATGCGCGCTTGGACTTGCCTTCTGCTCAGAGGCCAATCCCTGTGCCCTTCATAATCAGTGGAAAGCGCTTCGTGAACCGCTGATCCGGTTTATTTCGGAAACCACCTTTGATCGTCTGATTGCCGAGTACCGCAAAAACCGCAGCCTGATCCCATCCCTCGTCCGGCTTCTTCCTCCGGGTTGA
- a CDS encoding erythromycin esterase family protein: MRVLLLFFLLLLTACTPEVPVTDQERLASLTPYLSPIRSIDPTDDDFSDLQPVKDILKDKSIVLLGEQSHGDGATFQAKIRLIRFLHREMGFSALVMESGLADCELAERAMNGGIPAWDAMSHSVFDIWTGSRQVQPLFALIDSARQAGNPIRLAGMDLQITGSFGRDSLNLVLNRYFRSQSLPDTLTRPVLSVVDSMLIHKRPAKKVSDQAADRFQVSAQHVLTLTAADSLRWERQVLKSFLTFFRFSRLADFNKPDPAIFNLRDQQMADNLNWLIKSGLKGRKIMVWAASSHLSRNRHLLMGRQDPDTAMIPMGHLLWQMHGEKVYCLGFSAGDGKVAIRDRIFWDLAFPQPGSLESVLMASPGRHLWLDFSSLPDGHWLHQPLRARPYGYSVMTGKWTGMMDGLFFIRTMTPSTGIH; the protein is encoded by the coding sequence ATGCGGGTACTTCTCCTTTTCTTTTTATTGCTTTTAACCGCCTGCACACCCGAGGTGCCTGTTACCGACCAGGAACGCCTTGCTTCACTGACTCCTTACCTGTCGCCCATCCGCAGCATCGATCCCACTGATGATGATTTCTCCGATCTGCAGCCCGTCAAGGACATTCTGAAGGATAAATCCATTGTTCTGCTCGGCGAACAATCGCACGGGGATGGTGCCACTTTTCAGGCGAAAATCCGGTTAATCCGGTTTCTTCATCGGGAAATGGGCTTTTCCGCCCTTGTCATGGAGAGCGGATTGGCAGATTGTGAACTGGCTGAACGGGCGATGAATGGCGGAATACCGGCCTGGGATGCCATGAGCCATTCTGTCTTCGATATCTGGACCGGAAGCAGGCAGGTCCAACCATTATTTGCCCTCATCGATTCCGCCCGGCAAGCCGGAAATCCAATCCGGTTGGCGGGCATGGATCTTCAAATCACCGGCTCTTTCGGCCGCGATTCGCTTAATCTGGTTCTGAACCGGTATTTCCGGAGCCAATCCCTGCCCGACACCCTTACCCGGCCGGTGCTCTCAGTTGTCGATTCCATGCTGATTCATAAACGTCCGGCAAAAAAGGTATCCGATCAGGCGGCAGACCGCTTTCAGGTTTCGGCTCAGCACGTATTGACCTTAACCGCTGCCGATTCATTGCGTTGGGAGCGCCAGGTTCTGAAAAGTTTTCTCACCTTCTTCCGGTTCAGCCGGCTTGCCGATTTTAACAAACCCGATCCTGCTATATTCAACCTTCGTGATCAGCAGATGGCGGACAACCTGAACTGGCTGATAAAATCCGGTCTGAAGGGTAGGAAAATCATGGTATGGGCAGCGTCTTCCCACCTTTCAAGAAACCGGCATCTGCTGATGGGACGCCAGGATCCCGATACGGCCATGATTCCCATGGGACATTTACTCTGGCAGATGCATGGTGAAAAGGTCTATTGTCTTGGGTTCTCTGCAGGTGATGGGAAAGTCGCCATCCGCGACCGGATTTTCTGGGACCTCGCCTTTCCGCAACCCGGTTCACTTGAGTCGGTCCTGATGGCATCACCCGGCCGCCATCTGTGGCTCGATTTTTCATCACTTCCCGATGGTCACTGGCTGCATCAGCCCTTGCGAGCCCGCCCTTATGGATACTCCGTCATGACCGGAAAATGGACGGGAATGATGGATGGCCTTTTCTTCATCCGGACGATGACACCCAGCACCGGAATTCACTGA
- a CDS encoding ABC transporter permease: protein MSDFLTLVSCELIKLRRNLALWMVGIAPLFVVSLQALIWLNLKEGLGFDADLWLTFFSNILSIWSLFMFPMFTSLVVALIYQYEHTTGGWLRTGTYPVPSWMILAAKQLSALILLTGSTILLVVFTVLGGWITGYFHPVIEMPALIPWPEVLVRTAKIWSASLLVLGIQNWVSLRWTSLSVPIGTGIGGTFVALFATSWKYGYLYPWLLPLNSIYGTDGRDQIAFLTGAIGGMTVLILMLITERNTRKG from the coding sequence ATGTCTGATTTTCTTACGCTGGTCTCCTGCGAGCTGATTAAACTGCGGCGGAATCTGGCTCTCTGGATGGTCGGAATTGCCCCCCTGTTTGTAGTGTCGCTTCAGGCGCTCATCTGGCTGAATTTGAAGGAAGGGCTTGGATTTGATGCCGACCTCTGGCTGACGTTTTTCTCCAACATTCTGTCCATCTGGAGCCTGTTCATGTTCCCGATGTTTACATCCCTCGTGGTGGCTTTGATTTATCAGTATGAACATACCACTGGTGGATGGCTCCGGACGGGAACGTACCCGGTCCCATCATGGATGATTCTTGCAGCCAAACAACTCTCTGCGCTGATTCTGCTGACCGGAAGCACCATTCTTCTGGTCGTTTTCACGGTGCTGGGTGGCTGGATCACCGGTTACTTTCACCCGGTGATTGAGATGCCCGCTCTTATTCCCTGGCCCGAGGTGCTGGTGCGGACTGCCAAAATCTGGTCAGCATCCCTCCTGGTGCTTGGTATTCAGAATTGGGTCAGTTTACGCTGGACATCCTTGTCGGTTCCCATCGGAACGGGAATTGGCGGCACCTTTGTCGCCTTGTTCGCCACCAGTTGGAAGTATGGCTATCTGTATCCATGGCTGCTGCCGCTCAACAGTATTTACGGAACCGATGGTCGTGATCAGATTGCCTTTCTGACCGGAGCCATTGGGGGAATGACGGTACTGATCCTGATGCTGATCACCGAACGCAATACCCGGAAAGGGTAG
- a CDS encoding tetratricopeptide repeat protein → MTLKSILLTTGILATGYLMMGIDGCGGSKEMTSAKLYIQQKQLDKALSSVNAEIAKNPTNAEAYYYKGIILYDMKETVKMAAAFREGLKVGFKPEQKKDAEARIQNGWANEINNGTKLVQTAEENPENYLKAIEKFKIAAEIQPDSALTYQYIAIAQFNAKLYNEVPASVQTYIGKKHEDEAILNLAVQAYKNLSDYNSAIAFLEKYKSSKYVTQNYLYETIAQTYIDAGRADDALKAFMDASDANPSNEVMKYNVGVLLLNKDSYEESVKYFEGALAIRPDYKEASYNLGVAYLRLGKKRQDAIEEAYSKEKDRKKKEKIAQDKSHLDYFKKALPYLEAVKDSRTDDVVFWTVLGQVYTALGMNDKAKEAFDRFK, encoded by the coding sequence ATGACACTCAAATCCATCCTGCTCACCACGGGTATTCTGGCAACCGGATACCTTATGATGGGCATCGACGGCTGCGGCGGTTCCAAGGAAATGACATCCGCCAAACTGTACATCCAGCAGAAACAACTGGATAAAGCGCTCAGTTCGGTCAATGCCGAGATTGCCAAAAATCCCACCAATGCCGAAGCCTATTATTACAAGGGTATCATTCTTTATGATATGAAGGAAACCGTGAAAATGGCCGCTGCCTTCCGCGAGGGACTGAAGGTCGGTTTCAAACCGGAACAAAAGAAGGATGCCGAAGCCCGTATTCAGAACGGTTGGGCCAACGAAATCAACAATGGAACCAAACTGGTTCAAACTGCCGAGGAAAATCCGGAAAACTACCTGAAGGCCATTGAAAAGTTTAAAATCGCAGCCGAGATTCAACCCGACTCAGCACTGACCTATCAGTACATTGCCATTGCTCAGTTCAATGCTAAATTGTACAACGAGGTTCCTGCATCGGTCCAGACGTACATTGGTAAAAAACATGAAGATGAGGCCATCCTCAATCTGGCTGTTCAGGCTTATAAGAATTTATCTGACTACAATTCAGCCATTGCATTTCTCGAGAAATATAAATCATCAAAATATGTAACCCAGAATTACCTGTACGAGACCATCGCTCAGACTTACATTGATGCAGGCCGTGCCGATGATGCCCTGAAGGCCTTTATGGATGCTTCGGACGCCAATCCGTCCAATGAGGTCATGAAGTACAACGTCGGGGTTCTGCTGCTGAATAAGGATTCCTATGAAGAATCGGTAAAATACTTCGAAGGGGCCCTTGCCATCCGTCCCGATTACAAAGAAGCCAGCTACAACCTGGGTGTTGCCTATCTGCGGTTAGGTAAAAAGCGTCAGGATGCCATTGAAGAAGCCTACAGCAAAGAAAAGGATCGTAAGAAAAAAGAAAAGATTGCTCAGGATAAGAGCCATCTCGACTATTTCAAAAAGGCTCTTCCTTATCTGGAAGCAGTCAAAGACTCGCGCACCGATGATGTGGTTTTCTGGACCGTTCTCGGGCAGGTGTATACGGCACTTGGCATGAATGACAAAGCCAAGGAAGCCTTCGACCGGTTTAAATGA
- a CDS encoding ABC transporter ATP-binding protein, translating to MITLNQVRFLYDQTPVVRDVSLHVPKGSIFGFAGPNGAGKTTTLKLILGLLQPDTGSIRIRNLDLAHHRKEVLSKTGSLIETPSLYPHLTAAENLEISRRVYRVPVSRIDEVLSLTGIHAAKHKKVKAFSLGMKQRLGIALALLHEPDLLILDEPINGLDPGGILEFRDLLKSLVEEKGMTVLISSHILSELELVITHAGIISEGTIRFHGTMADLQSLSRSRLILEVSDPSSAAEMIGKITPCFSDQSRLIIPEGSREMAAHLVRELTAAGQSVYQVVADKPNLESVFHELIRKDPEHV from the coding sequence ATGATCACTCTAAATCAGGTTCGTTTTCTTTATGATCAGACACCCGTGGTGCGGGATGTGTCTTTGCACGTTCCCAAGGGATCCATCTTCGGATTTGCGGGTCCGAACGGAGCCGGAAAAACCACCACGCTTAAACTGATTCTGGGTTTGCTTCAGCCTGACACCGGTTCCATCCGGATCCGGAATCTCGATCTCGCCCATCACCGGAAGGAAGTGCTGTCAAAAACCGGCTCACTGATTGAAACGCCTTCCCTGTACCCGCATCTGACCGCTGCTGAAAACCTGGAAATTTCACGTCGTGTATACCGGGTCCCGGTGTCACGGATTGATGAAGTACTCAGTCTGACGGGCATTCATGCGGCAAAACATAAAAAGGTGAAGGCCTTTTCACTCGGAATGAAACAGCGGCTGGGAATTGCCCTGGCTTTGTTGCATGAACCCGACCTGCTGATTCTCGATGAACCCATCAACGGACTCGATCCGGGTGGGATTCTGGAATTCAGGGATTTACTGAAATCACTGGTGGAAGAAAAAGGAATGACGGTGCTGATTTCAAGTCATATCCTTTCCGAACTGGAATTGGTGATCACCCATGCCGGTATCATTTCCGAAGGAACCATCCGTTTTCACGGCACCATGGCTGACCTGCAGTCACTCAGCCGTTCCCGCTTGATTCTGGAGGTATCCGATCCTTCCTCTGCCGCAGAGATGATTGGTAAGATCACCCCGTGTTTTTCCGATCAGTCGAGGCTCATCATCCCCGAAGGAAGCCGGGAAATGGCGGCCCATCTGGTGCGCGAGCTGACCGCGGCCGGGCAGTCGGTTTATCAGGTCGTCGCCGATAAACCAAATCTTGAATCGGTTTTTCATGAACTAATCAGGAAGGATCCTGAACATGTCTGA
- the ruvB gene encoding Holliday junction branch migration DNA helicase RuvB, which produces MSVSPLLDKTVSTQEKDAEAALRPKSFDDFVGQQKIIDNLTVFVTAARRRREALDHVLLFGPPGLGKTTLSYIIANEMNARIVSTSGPVLDKPSDLAGLLTNLEAGDVLFIDEIHRLNPVVEEYLYSAMEDFQLDIMIDAGPNARSVKLGLPRFTLVGATTRSGLLTAPLRARFGINFRLDYYDHQLLYKIINRSAGLLGVPVDPDGAMEIARRSRGTPRIANRLLRRTRDFAEVKGKGRIDKPIADMALNALDVDHLGLDEMDKRILVTLNDKFSGGPVGINSLAVAVGEEAGTLEEVYEPYLIQEGYLVRTARGREITRLAREQLGLKPRPKGGADLFSEPG; this is translated from the coding sequence ATGTCTGTTTCACCCCTGCTCGACAAAACGGTTTCCACTCAGGAAAAAGATGCCGAAGCGGCCCTGAGGCCGAAATCGTTCGATGACTTTGTCGGTCAGCAAAAGATCATTGATAACCTGACGGTCTTTGTAACCGCCGCCCGCCGTCGCAGAGAAGCGCTCGATCACGTGCTGCTGTTCGGTCCGCCGGGATTGGGGAAAACCACCCTGTCGTACATCATCGCAAACGAAATGAACGCCCGGATCGTTTCAACATCGGGCCCCGTGCTGGATAAACCTTCCGACCTGGCAGGCCTGCTCACCAATCTCGAAGCCGGCGATGTGCTTTTTATTGATGAAATCCACCGTCTCAATCCGGTGGTCGAAGAGTATCTGTATTCGGCCATGGAAGATTTTCAGCTCGATATCATGATTGATGCAGGCCCCAATGCCCGCAGTGTGAAACTCGGATTACCCCGATTCACCCTGGTTGGAGCTACCACCCGGTCCGGTCTGCTCACTGCACCCCTTCGTGCCCGGTTTGGGATCAACTTCCGTCTGGATTACTACGATCATCAGCTTCTCTATAAGATCATCAACCGGTCAGCCGGACTGCTGGGCGTTCCGGTCGATCCGGATGGCGCCATGGAAATTGCAAGACGCTCCCGGGGAACCCCCCGTATCGCCAACCGTCTGCTTCGCCGCACCCGCGATTTCGCCGAAGTGAAGGGCAAAGGCCGCATTGACAAGCCCATTGCTGACATGGCCCTGAATGCCCTTGATGTGGATCATCTCGGACTCGATGAGATGGATAAACGGATTCTCGTCACCCTGAACGACAAATTCTCGGGCGGACCGGTCGGGATCAACTCTCTGGCCGTGGCAGTGGGCGAAGAGGCCGGCACCCTTGAAGAAGTGTATGAACCCTACCTGATTCAGGAAGGCTATCTGGTCCGCACCGCCCGCGGACGCGAAATCACCCGGCTGGCCCGTGAGCAGCTTGGACTGAAACCCCGACCCAAAGGGGGCGCCGATCTTTTTTCGGAGCCCGGTTGA
- a CDS encoding citrate synthase, producing MAENATLQLGGQSFDLPVVTGTENEKAIDITQLRAKTGYITLDNGYMNTGATQSSITFLDGEQGILRYRGIPIEQLAEHSTFVETAFLLIYGKLPNREELNKWSRSLTENSYLHEDMKHFFDGYPSTSHPMAILSSMVNTLSSYYPMALKPDLNEEEKYKLFVLLLAKMRTIAAYSYKKSVGEPYIYPSDDLKYCANFLNMMFAHPSRRFRIDETLVRALDLILILHADHEQNCSTSTVRLVGSSKANLFASVSAGICALWGPLHGGANQEVIDMLIEIKEHGGNVKSWVEKAKDKNSGFRLFGFGHRVYKNFDPRARIIKKAADDVLDALGIDDPLLDIAKELEAAALSDQYFIDKKLYPNVDFYSGIILKAMGIPVKMFTVMFAIGRLPGWLAHWKEMGEAPDFKIGRPRQIYTGPNQVDYVPMDLR from the coding sequence ATGGCAGAAAACGCAACGTTACAGCTCGGGGGTCAGTCTTTTGATCTGCCGGTGGTCACCGGTACGGAAAACGAAAAGGCCATCGATATTACCCAGCTTCGGGCCAAAACCGGGTATATCACCCTGGATAATGGCTACATGAACACAGGAGCCACTCAATCCTCCATCACCTTTCTCGATGGGGAACAGGGCATTCTGCGTTACCGGGGAATACCGATTGAACAACTGGCCGAACATTCCACCTTTGTCGAGACCGCTTTTCTGCTGATTTACGGAAAGTTGCCAAATCGTGAAGAGTTGAATAAATGGTCCCGGTCGCTGACCGAAAATTCCTATCTCCACGAGGATATGAAACACTTCTTCGATGGATACCCTTCCACTTCTCACCCCATGGCCATCCTGTCCTCCATGGTGAATACGCTGTCGAGCTACTACCCCATGGCTCTGAAGCCTGATCTGAATGAAGAGGAAAAGTATAAACTGTTCGTGTTGCTGCTGGCGAAGATGCGCACAATTGCTGCCTATTCTTATAAGAAATCGGTGGGTGAACCGTATATCTACCCGTCGGATGACCTGAAATATTGCGCCAACTTCCTGAACATGATGTTTGCACACCCGAGCCGCCGGTTCCGGATTGATGAAACGCTGGTTCGCGCACTCGACCTGATTCTGATTCTTCATGCCGATCATGAACAGAACTGCTCCACCTCGACCGTCCGGCTGGTGGGTAGCTCGAAAGCCAATCTGTTTGCCTCGGTTTCTGCCGGCATCTGCGCCCTGTGGGGTCCGCTTCACGGGGGTGCCAATCAGGAAGTGATCGATATGCTGATCGAGATTAAGGAACACGGCGGAAACGTGAAATCGTGGGTCGAAAAGGCCAAGGATAAAAATTCCGGATTCCGTCTGTTCGGATTCGGTCACCGGGTCTACAAGAACTTCGATCCGCGGGCCCGTATTATCAAGAAGGCTGCCGATGATGTGCTCGATGCTCTCGGAATCGATGATCCGCTGCTCGACATCGCCAAGGAACTGGAAGCTGCCGCACTGAGCGATCAGTACTTCATCGATAAAAAACTGTACCCGAATGTGGACTTCTATTCGGGCATTATCCTGAAAGCCATGGGCATACCGGTGAAAATGTTTACGGTGATGTTTGCCATCGGTCGTCTGCCCGGCTGGCTCGCGCACTGGAAGGAAATGGGTGAAGCCCCCGATTTTAAAATCGGTCGTCCCCGCCAGATCTACACCGGACCCAATCAGGTCGATTACGTGCCCATGGATCTGCGGTAA